The sequence GAATTAAATCGGCGCGTTTTCTTTCCACAAGCGGACTGCATAAAAGAGAACCAGGAGGTACTTGATGAGAATCGGTAAATAAAATCTGAAACCGTGAAGAATTGAGTTCTCTTTCATATGTATTAAACTCTGTCGATGAAAGAGCAGCAGCATCAACTTCACCTGCTGACAACAATTCTAAAGCCGATAAAGGTGAGGCAGCAAATTTGACGGAGGCTAACGTTAAACCATACAGATTGAAAAGGGGAAAATAATAGCCAGTCGCAGAACCTTGTTGTCCTAAAGCTAGCCTTTTTCCTTGTAAATCTTGAAGTTTATTTAAACCACTGCCTTGATTTACAACAATTACAGAACGCGAATTAATACCCAATTGTAAAGGAAACATAGGCCAATATTGATGTTTATCAATACCTATTGCAGCTAAACCAGGAGTAGAAAAAACTAAAGACCAAGACCTACGTTTCATACGTTCTATTGCTATTCTTTCATTAAAAGCTGGCTCAAGTTCAATCATCGTCTTCATTTTTTCACTTAAATACTGACGAAAATCTTTAAATTTTTCTATAGTTTGTTTGCCTTGCCCGTAACCAATTACACCAATGGCTAAACGTCGATTTATTGGTCCTCCTGTGGTACAAGCTGCTATAGCAAACAGCATTTGTGAAATAAATATACGTCTAGATAATTTAGATTTCATTTAATTGCCATGCAATAAAGAACACTGATATTATTCAAATCATACCAAGGTATTGTTGAACGTTAAATAAATCTTTACAGTCAAAGATTTATAAGATTTGCGACTAACAACTAGCAGGTAATAACTAAAATCATGAAAATCGGAACTAAAGTTACTTTAACTCTAATATTTGTCTTTGCTATTGGTATTTTAATTAGTGGACTTTCGCTATCGAATGTATTAGATAAAAAAGCTCAAAATGAGATCAATGGCAAAGCTTTAGCGCTAATGGAAATGAATAATTCCGTGAGAAACTATACCAATGAGCGAGTACAGCCCTTATTGTTACCAAAAGCGGAAAGCCAAGAAAGATTTATTCCAGAATCAATACCAGCTTTTTCAGTTAGAGAAATCTTTGAATATTTTCGTAATAATCCAGAATACGCCAGTTTTTTATTCAAAGATGCAATGTTAGACCCTACTAATTTACGAGATAAAGCTGATGATTTTGAAGTTAAAATTATCAATCAATTTCGTAACCAGCCGAATAAGAATACTTTATCTGGTTTTCGCAACATTTCAGGCGCAAATCTTTATTATACTGCCAGACCTTTTCAGTTTGAAAACGAAAGTTGTTTGCGATGTCATAGTACTCCTGAAAAAGCTCCTAAAAGTCAGATAGCGACTTATGGAAGAGAGAATGGTTTTGGATGGAAGTTAAATGAAATTATTGGGACTCAAATAGTTTATGTGCCCGCTGAAAAAATTCTTACAAGTTCTTATAACTCATTTGTTTTAATTACAGGAATTGTGGTGGTAATTTTTGCAGTAGTAGTTTTGCTCATGAATCTGTTGCTGAAAACAACTGTATTACAGCGAATTAAGAGAATTTCTAAGGTTGCTGAAGAAGTTAGCGTTGGCAATATGGATGCTAATTTTGGCAGACAAAAGAAAGATGAAATTGGCGATTTAGCCGAAGCTTTTGACAGGATGAAATATAGCTTAGAGATTGCAATGAACATGTTAAATAAAAAAAGAAATAAAGATTAGTTTTTGTTGAAACAATACAGGTTTTGGATTAATTACAGTCAATGAAAAATCTAAAACATAAAATCCAAAATCTAGATTTTCCAAACATTGCCAGAAAAAATTATTGAACCTCATCATAAGATTATGAAAATCGGAACAAAAGTCACCTTCAGTCTGATAATTGTCTTTATCATTGGTATCTTAATTAGTGGGTTTGCTCTATCAAGCGTATTAGAAAACAAAGCTGAAAGGGAGATTGATGGTAAAGCTGAAGCTTTGATGGCAATGAATAATTCAATTAGGACTTATACAAACGATAAAGTACAGCCTTTATTGTTACCTAAACTACTAACTCAAGAAGAGTTTATTCCCGAAGCTATACCAACTTATGCTGTGAGGGAAACCTTTGACTTTTTTCGTAAAAGTTCGGAATTTGCCAACTTTTTCTATAAAGACGCGGCATTAAATCCTACTAATTTGCGGGATAAAGCCGATAGTTTTGAAACTAAAATCGTTAATAGATTTCGACAAGAGCCAAAAACAAAATCTATATCTGGTTTTCGCACCATGTCTGGAACAAAACTGTATTACACCGCGAAACCTTTCCAAATAAAAAATGAAAGTTGTCTTCGATGTCATACAACATTAGATAAAGCACCAAAAAGTCAAATAAACACTTATGGTACAGAGAATGGTTACGGATGGAAATTAAATGAAATTGTAGCCGCTCAAATTGTTTATGTACCTGCCGAAAGAATTATGCGTAATGCTCGTAGCTCTTTTGTTACAGTTATTTCGGTTGTAGCTATGATTTTTGCTGCTGTAATTGTCATAATGAATCTGTTATTAAAGAGAACTGTGCTTCAGCGAATCAGAAAAATTGCCACAGTCGCCGAACAAGTTAGCGTTGGTAATATGGATGCTAGTTTTGGCAAGCAAAATAAAGATGAAATTGGCGATTTAGCTGAAGCTTTTAACCGGATGAAATACAGTTTAGAAATTGCTATGAACATGTTGAATAAGAAGAATAAATCGGATTAGGTAATTGGAGATGGGGCATTGGTAATTGGTAATTGGTAATCTGTTCGCCAAACCAAAATTGCTGGGTAGAAGAGAAGGGGAGGGAGTGAGTATAATTCGTAATTCATAATTCGTGAGGAAGAAAATAAAAAATCATCATTCCATCCCCAATGCCCAATGCCCAATGCCCATTCCCCATTACCAACTATTCTTGCAATATGCGCTGTTTATATTCCTCAGCCATTCCAGAATCGGGAATATTCTGCGCTAGTTGATTGACGAATTCTTTGGCTGAAATTTGCGGATTGGATTCTAATATCCCCTCAATGATAAAATTTGCTATAGGGCCAATTAAATAAGTTAAGTCTTGTTCGCATCTGCTGATAAAATTCTTGTCAATGGTTGGATATGCTATAACTGGAGATTTCGCTAACTCTAACTGACTGTTAATGCTTGCTTCCTCTAAGATAGTTGTTGCTTGATTTTTGAACTGCGTTTTTTGTTGCAGTGATATATATTCAGTTAATTGCTCGATTAGTTCTTGATTGTTTGCTGATTTTTGAATAGATTGTTGCAATAATGTTGGCGCAATGATGCCAATAGAACGTTTTAATAAATTTTCTAATTCGGTATATTGTTCGGAATTTATAGTTAATTTTGTTTGGAGCGCGGATGGTGTTTCGAGTTTAGTAACTGCTTTTACCGGAGTGGGAGTCTTTTTAGGTATTTTGAACGCTATTTTATTAGTTGGGGTTTGTTGAACTTCTGCAAATATCTTGCTAATACCACCAGGTAAAATATCAATGATTGCTTGGGTACCGGAAAACCAACTTTGTAAATTTATACCTTTATTGTGCAAAGATTTTTGCAATTGAGTTATCCATTGAGCAACCGGTAATCCAAATCGAGGATTTGCCTTTTCTAAACTTTCGATCAAGTTTTGAGAAAAAATTTCCGATTTATCAATCGATGCTTGCGTAACGATTAAACATTGTCCGTAGTCGGTGCCGCACTGTAAATCTTCTATCCAATTTTGCGCTACACCAAGCTCTGAATCCGGGCTGACTAAATTCAAGATGACTATTTGCTGTGTTTTTTGAGCTTTACGCAATATTTTTCTTAAAAAACAGCGGCTCAGATGCACTCCATCACTTAAAATTAATCTGCCGTCTCCATCTTCAGTTTCCTTAACACAACCCCGTAAATAAAGTAAACAGGTGGATATGTTGTCAACACCTCCTATTTTTTTACCGTGTTGCGCCATTAAGTCTTCACTGGTTTGAGTAAATTTTTGAATTGCTCCTTTAATATCCGCCCAGTTTTGATTTTGCTGATGAAAACACTCCACCTCAAAATCACCAACACTAGCTAAAAGTTGACTTATTTTATTGCTCGAATCTCGATTTATCAAACCATCAGCGACGAAAGCACGTCTTAACTTTTGACGATTAACTTTCTTAGGCTTATATCCGACAATTAATTCCCCTACACCTTCCACAATTCTTTTGGGTGTCTGCTGGGGATACTCGGGATAAAGCTTCCTATCACCACGTTGTAGCTTTTGCTGATTGATTAAACGTACTTGATGATTTAATTTATCTATATATTGTGTTGTTTGCCGATAAACATATTTATATAATCCGTCAGCATCGATGAAACCACTGCTATCAGCAGCTTCCCCCGAAAACCCCTTCATTAAATAATAAGTAAAAACCCCATGCCCCAACTCGGGAAATTCCCAAGATTTTTGTCCGCGATCGCAACTAAGTAAAGCACAAAATCCCTTGCTTTGAGAAGCTCGCTGTCTCAAAACGCTCATTAATTGCGGAGTCGAGTTACTCACCGGAGTTTCTGCATCTCTGGAGCTACCGGCACCAGCACCCAACAATGCCATATCACCACTATGACAGGTATCCAAACATAATAACTGTTGCTTTGCAGGACTTTTACTCAACATTTCGACTAATTCCTGCATCGGCAAACCAGTACTTAACAAATTATCTTTATCAGTATCTGAAAAACACAATACAGCTTCTTGAGTACCGGGCTCTAGCATCCCATGTCCGGAAAAATAAAGCATTATCGAGTCATTAGGCTGAGAATACAAAA comes from Rivularia sp. PCC 7116 and encodes:
- a CDS encoding phosphate/phosphite/phosphonate ABC transporter substrate-binding protein, whose protein sequence is MKSKLSRRIFISQMLFAIAACTTGGPINRRLAIGVIGYGQGKQTIEKFKDFRQYLSEKMKTMIELEPAFNERIAIERMKRRSWSLVFSTPGLAAIGIDKHQYWPMFPLQLGINSRSVIVVNQGSGLNKLQDLQGKRLALGQQGSATGYYFPLFNLYGLTLASVKFAASPLSALELLSAGEVDAAALSSTEFNTYERELNSSRFQILFTDSHQVPPGSLLCSPLVERKRADLIRNYLKQAPTSLIQETRYIPNASPPDYKYMISVVNRVNSIAQNIDSKPVRLFN
- a CDS encoding DUF3365 domain-containing protein — protein: MKIGTKVTLTLIFVFAIGILISGLSLSNVLDKKAQNEINGKALALMEMNNSVRNYTNERVQPLLLPKAESQERFIPESIPAFSVREIFEYFRNNPEYASFLFKDAMLDPTNLRDKADDFEVKIINQFRNQPNKNTLSGFRNISGANLYYTARPFQFENESCLRCHSTPEKAPKSQIATYGRENGFGWKLNEIIGTQIVYVPAEKILTSSYNSFVLITGIVVVIFAVVVLLMNLLLKTTVLQRIKRISKVAEEVSVGNMDANFGRQKKDEIGDLAEAFDRMKYSLEIAMNMLNKKRNKD
- a CDS encoding DUF3365 domain-containing protein, which translates into the protein MKIGTKVTFSLIIVFIIGILISGFALSSVLENKAEREIDGKAEALMAMNNSIRTYTNDKVQPLLLPKLLTQEEFIPEAIPTYAVRETFDFFRKSSEFANFFYKDAALNPTNLRDKADSFETKIVNRFRQEPKTKSISGFRTMSGTKLYYTAKPFQIKNESCLRCHTTLDKAPKSQINTYGTENGYGWKLNEIVAAQIVYVPAERIMRNARSSFVTVISVVAMIFAAVIVIMNLLLKRTVLQRIRKIATVAEQVSVGNMDASFGKQNKDEIGDLAEAFNRMKYSLEIAMNMLNKKNKSD
- a CDS encoding caspase family protein, whose amino-acid sequence is MAPLGIGSSDSSYTLKSGESKLWLLLVGVNEYQDIGLPSLRYPALDCQGLEESLVKATEGFPCKEIVVHHDFASKMPNLKNIRESLKKIILYSQPNDSIMLYFSGHGMLEPGTQEAVLCFSDTDKDNLLSTGLPMQELVEMLSKSPAKQQLLCLDTCHSGDMALLGAGAGSSRDAETPVSNSTPQLMSVLRQRASQSKGFCALLSCDRGQKSWEFPELGHGVFTYYLMKGFSGEAADSSGFIDADGLYKYVYRQTTQYIDKLNHQVRLINQQKLQRGDRKLYPEYPQQTPKRIVEGVGELIVGYKPKKVNRQKLRRAFVADGLINRDSSNKISQLLASVGDFEVECFHQQNQNWADIKGAIQKFTQTSEDLMAQHGKKIGGVDNISTCLLYLRGCVKETEDGDGRLILSDGVHLSRCFLRKILRKAQKTQQIVILNLVSPDSELGVAQNWIEDLQCGTDYGQCLIVTQASIDKSEIFSQNLIESLEKANPRFGLPVAQWITQLQKSLHNKGINLQSWFSGTQAIIDILPGGISKIFAEVQQTPTNKIAFKIPKKTPTPVKAVTKLETPSALQTKLTINSEQYTELENLLKRSIGIIAPTLLQQSIQKSANNQELIEQLTEYISLQQKTQFKNQATTILEEASINSQLELAKSPVIAYPTIDKNFISRCEQDLTYLIGPIANFIIEGILESNPQISAKEFVNQLAQNIPDSGMAEEYKQRILQE